ACTTCTACCCACAGCTGTCCGGCCTGACCCGGTACGTCAGCGGTGCCGACATGGCGATCTGTCACTCCGAGGTACCGTTCGCCCCCGAGGGTGGGCCGTACCAGAACTACCCCTTGTTCGCCGCCCCGCCCCAGATCGCCCCCGCGCTGCAGCAGGTCGGCTGGGATCTCTGCACGACCGCCTCCAACCACACGATGGACGCAGGTTGGGACGGCCTCGTCCGCACCATCGCAGTGCACAACGACAACGGGATCCTCACTGCCGGCAGCTACGCGACGGAGGAGGCCGCGGCCACGCCGGTCATCTACACGACGGCCGACGGCGTCAAGGTCGCCGTCATCAGCCAGACCTACGGGCTCAACGGGCTGCCGAAGGCAAAGGACAAGCCGTGGTCCGTCCAGCTGATCGACGCCGACGTCGCGATCGCCGACGCGAGAAAGGCACGCGAGGCGGGAGCGGACATCGTCACGGTTCACATCCATGCCGGTGACGAGTACTCGAGTTCGCTCAACAAGCAGCAGAAGGAGTTCGCGGAGGCTGTCACCGCCTCAGGCGAGGTCGACTTCGTCTTCGGACAGCATGCCCACGTGGTGCAGCCGATCGACAACGTCAACGGCGTCTGGGTGTTCTACGGCTCGGGGAACCTCATCGCGTCGAGCGGTCCGGCCAAGCCGCGCAGCTACGACGGCTACGTCGGGCAGGTCACGTTCGAGGAGCGGCCGGACGGTGGCTTCGTCGCGACCGCGGCCGAGTTCGCCCCGACCATGATCACGAAGTACGGCGGTGGGAAGGCGGCCCGGGTGCTGCTGATCGCAGACGCGCTCCGCGAGGGCGTCGGGTCGGCATCCGACCTCGAGGCCTCCGCGGAGCGCACCAGGACCACGGTGCGGGCTCTCGGGGTCGAGGGCCTCACCGAACGGGAGTGAGTCAGGCCCTGACGACCGCGCCCACGGTCTTGCGACCGCGACGCACGACGGCGACCCGGCCCCGCAGGTAGTCGGCATCGCCCAGGACCTGGTCGACATCGGTGACCTTGACGTTGTTCAGGTAGGCGCCACCGTCGGCGATCGTCCGCCGCGCGGCACCGTTCGAGTCGACGACGCCCGCGGCGACGAGCGCCTCGACGATGCCGATCTCGCCGGAGACCTCGGCCGCGCCGACCTCCTTCGCCGCGCCGAGCAGTGTGGGGAGCGGCAGCTCGTGCAGTTCGCCCCTGCCGAACAGCGCAGCAGCGGCGGCCGCGGCTGCCTCGCGCTCGGAGCGGCCGTGCACGAGGTCGGTCACGTCATCGGCGAGAGCACGCTGCGCCTCCCGCTTGAACGGGGCCTCGACCGTGGCCCGCTCGAGCTCCTCGATCTCCTCCCGGCTGCGGAACGAGAAGACCTTGAGGTAGTCGATGACCTTCGCGTCCTCGGCGTTCAGGAAGAACTGGTACATCGCGTACGGCGACGTCAGCGCCGGGTCGAGCCAGACGGTGCCGGACTCGGTCTTGCCGAACTTGGTGCCATCGGCCTTCGTCAGCAGCGGGGTGGCCATGGCGTGCACCTTGACCTGGTCGCTGCGGCGCAGCAGTTCGACGCCGGCGGCGATGTTGCCCCACTGGTCGGAGCCACCCGTCTGCATCGTGACGCCGTAGCGACGGTTGAGTTCGCGGTAGTCCATCGATTGGAGGAGCACGTAGGAGAACTCGGTGTACGAGATCCCGGCCTCCAGGCGCCGCGCGACCACGTCGCGGGCGAGCATCCGGTTGACGGGGAAATGCTTGCCGACGTCGCGCAGGAAGTCGAGCACCGACATGGACGAGGTCCAGTCGTAGTTGTTGACCATGGTGGCGGCGTTGTCGCCGTCGAACGACACGAAGCCGCCGACCTGTTCACGGATCCGTTCGACCCAGCCGTGCACGAGTTCCTTCGAGTTCATCACCCGCTCGCCGGACTCCTTGGGATCGCCGATCAACCCGGTGGCACCTCCCACCAGCAGGAACGGGTGGTGCCCCGCGTCCTGCAGGCGCTTGGCCAGCAGGATCTGCACGAGGTTGCCGGTGTGGACGCTGGGGGCGGTCGGATCGAAGCCCACATAGAACTTGATGGGGCCCTCGTCCATGTGCGCGCTCAGCGCGTCCAGGTCGGTCGAGTGGGCGATGAGCCCACGCCAGCGGAGGTCCTCAAGAAGCGTGTTCACCCGGCTCAGCATAGTGTCTGACCGCCGGAGGGCCACTCAGCGCCAGGCGCGCAGACCAGCCACCGTGGAACGCAGCTCCACGATCTGCTCGGCCACCCTCGCCGGGGCCGTACCGCCCCGCCCATCCCGCGCGGCCACCGATCCGTCGACGGTGAGCACCTCCAGGACCGTGGGATCCAGGTGGGCCGAGATGGAAGGGAGATCGTCCGCCGTCAGGTCCTGCAACGTGATCCCCCGCGTCTCGCAGTAGCGCACGGTCTCCCCCGCCACTTCGTGGGCGACGGCGAACGGGACGGCGTTGCGAACCAGGTGATCGGCCACGTCGGTGGCCAGCGAGAACCCCTTCGGGGCGACCTCGCGCATCCGCTCGGTGTCGAAGGTCAGCGTGCCGACCATCCCCGCCACCGCGGGCAGCAGGATGTGGAGCTGGTCGAGCCCGTCGAAGATGGGCTCCTTGTCCTCCTGCAGGTCCCGGTTGTAGGCCAGCGGCAGGCCCTTCAGGGTCGCGAGCAGCCCCGTCAGGTTGCCGATGAGTCGTCCGGCCTTGCCACGGGCCAGTTCTGCGACGTCGGGGTTCTTCTTCTGCGGCATGATCGAGCTGCCAGTCGACCAGGCGTCGTCAAGCTTGGCGAAGCCGAACTCGGCGGTGCACCACAAGATGACGTCCTCGCTGAGGCGGGACAGGTCGACGCCGATCTGCGCCAGCACGAACGCGGCCTCGGCGATCAGGTCGCGGGCGGCGGTGCCGTCGATGGAGTTGGGGACGGAGTCGGCGAAGCCGAGTTCGCGGGCCACGAGCTGCGGATCGAGCCCCAGCGACGTGCCTGCCAGCGCCGCAGAACCGTAGGGGCTGACCGCCAGACGCGCATCGAGGTCACGGAGCCTGCCGATGTCGCGGACCAGGGGCCAGGCGTGCGCCAGCAGGTGATGGCTGAGCAGTATCGGCTGAGCGGACTGCAGATGGGTCCGGCCCGGCATGACGTCGCCGAGGTTGGCCTCGGCCTGCGTCGCGAGCGCGTCGATGACGCCCTCGACGTCCTCGGAGATGAGCCTGATCTCGTGGCGCAGGTAGCTGCGGATCAGCGTCGCGATCTGATCATTGCGGGAGCGGCCCGCACGGAGCCGGCCGCCGAGATCGGCGCCGACGACGTCCTTGAGGCCCCGCTCGAGGGCACCGTGGACGTCCTCGTCACTCTCGGCCGCCACGAACTCCCCGGCGGAGACGCGGCGGGCCAGCTCGACGAGGCCCTCGTCCATGGCCACCGCCTGGGCGTCATCGAGCAGCCCGGCGTCGTGCAGCGCCCTGGCGTGGGCACGCGACCCTGCGATGTCATGCAGAGCCAGGCGCCAGTCGAACTGCGTCGACTTCGACAGAGCGAACATCGCGTCGCTCGGGCCGCCGGCGAAGCGGCCGCCCCAGAGTCGTCCTGCGTCTGTGCTCACGATTCGTCCTCCCGGTCCGGTTGCCCGGTTCTGGTCATCTCTGAAATGCGGCCGACGACCTGCTCGGCAGCGTCGGCGTCGGTGGCGATCACCAGGACGGTGTCGTCGCCCGCGATGGTACCCAACACGCCGGGGACACCGGCAAGGTCGAGGTACGACGCGAAGTACTGTGCCGCCCCGGCGGCGTCTTCAGCAGGATCTGCGTGCCTGCGAACCGGATCGACTGGAGCAGTTCGGCGCACAGGCGTGCCAGCTTCTCCAGCGCCGCCGCCTCCCCGTCCTCCCCGGCCGCTGCGTAGACCAGCGCGCCGTCGGCGCCACGTCGACGCACCGCCCCCAGCTCGACGAGATCCTTCGACAGCGTGGGTTGGCTGACGACGATGCCGTGCGCGGCCAACGCATCCACCAGCTCGCCCTGCGACGCGTACGTCTCCTCGCCGAGCAGCTGCCGTAGCGTCGCGAGCCGCCCGGCCCGCGACGTCCTAGCCATGGCGCTGGAGCAGACCCGGCAGGGCGCCCACGAAACCGCGCAGGTCGTCGGGGGTCGCGATGAGCGGCGGCGCGAGCCGCAGCACGTCGGGGCGGGGTGCGTTGATGATCCAGCCCTCGTCGAGGGCCGCGTCGGCGACCGCCGCCGCGTTCGGAGCCGCCAGGACGACGCCGAGGAGCATGCCCCGGCCCCTGACCTCGACGATGCCCGGGTGCCCGAGTTCCGCGATGGCGTCGCGCAGCCAGGCACCGGTGGCCCGCGCGTTGTCGAGGACGCCGCCGTCCAGCGCGTCGAGGACGGCGTTGCCGGCGGCCGCAGCCACCGGGTTTCCGCCGAAGGTCGTGCCGTGCTGACCGGGCTGGAGCAGACCCGCCGCCGGGCCGGACGCGAGGCAGGCCCCGATCGGGAAGCCGTTGCCGAGCCCCTTCGCGAGGGTGACCAGGTCGGGGGTGACACCGTCGACCCGGTGGGCGAGGTACTCGCCGCAGCGGCCCATCCCGGTCTGCACCTCGTCGATCCACAGCAGAGCACCGGCCGCCGTCGTGATCTCGCGGGCCGCGGCGACGAACCCCGCGGGCGCCGGGACGACCCCGTTCTCACCCTGGACGACCTCGATCACCACAGCCGCGACCGTGTCGTCGACGCAGGCACGGAGCGCGTCGACGTCGCCGTAGGGGACGAAGGTGATGTCGCCGGGAAGCGGAGCGAAGGGCTCCCTGTACTTCGGATTGTGGGTGATGGCGAGGGCGCCGAGGGTACGCCCGTGGAAGGCGCCCTCCATCGCGACGATCTGCGTCCTGCCGGTCAGCCGCGTCAGCTTGAAGGCCGCCTCGTTGGCCTCGGTGCCCGAGTTGGTGAAGAAGACCCGGGTGTCAGGGTCGCCGGTGAGGGCGGCCAGCCGCTCGGCCAGCCGGATCTGCGGCTCGCTGGCGAAGAAGTTCGAGACGTGACCGAGCCGGTCGAGCTGGGCGGTGATCGCCGCGGTCACTCCAGCGTGGGCGTGCCCGAGCGCCGTCACGGCGAGGCCGGAGAGGAGGTCGGTGTAGCGGTTGCCGTCGGCGTCCCAGACATGGATGCCGGCGCCCCGCTCGAAGACCCGCTTGGGGGCGCCGAAGGCGTTCATCATGACGGCGCCGTAGCGCTCCTGGAGTTCGGTGCTCACGACGGCTCCTCGTTGGTGACCATGGTGCCGACGCCCTCGTTGGTGAAGATCTCGAGGAGCAGGCAGTGGGGGACGCGGCCGTCGATGACAGTGGCCGAGGTGACTCCCCCGGTGACGGCGTGGAGGCAGGCCTCCATCTTGGGGATCATGCCGGAGTCGAGGCTCGGCAGCAGGTCGCGCACCTCGTCGGTGCTGATCTGCGTGATGATCGACTCTTCGTCCGGGTAGTTGGCGTAGACGCCGGCGACATTGGTCAGCATGACCAGCCGCTTCGCCCCCAGCGCCACGGCGAGCGCCGCGGCGGCGGTGTCGCCGTTGATGTTGTGCACCTGGCCGGCTGCGTCGGGCGCGACGGTGGCGACCACCGGGATGCGACCGGCGTCGATCAGGTCGTTGAGCGCCCGCGGATCCACCTGGGCGACGTCGCCGACGAGGCCGAGGTCGATCTCCTGGTCGTCGACCAGCAGCCCGCGCCGCTGCGCGGTGAACAGGCCACCGTCCTCGCCGGACATGCCGACGGCGAAGGGGCCGTGCTGGTTGATGAGGTTGACCAGCTCGCGGCCCACCTGCCCGACGAGCACCATCCGCACGACGTCCATGGCCTCGGGGGTGGTGACCCGCAGGCCGCCCCGGAACTCGGAGGCGATGTGCAGCTTGTCGAGCATCGAGGAGATCTGCGGTCCGCCGCCGTGCACGACGACCGGGCGGACCCCGACGCGGCGCAGGAAGACGATGTCCTCGGCGAAGGCGCGCTTCAGGGCGTCGTCGGTCATCGCGTTGCCGCCGTACTTGATGACGACGGTCTCGCCCGCGTACTCCGCCAGCCAGGGCAGCGCCTCGATGAGGGTGCTCGCCTTGGCCAGCAGTTCGGGCTGCCGCTGGGTGATGAGTTTGGGGCTCATGAGGAGTACTCCGCGTTCTCCTTGACGTAGTCATACGTGAGGTCGTTGGTGAGGATCGTGGCCGTCTCGCTGCCCGCGTGCAGGTCCACCGTCACCTGGACGTGGCGTCCGCTCAGGTCGACCAGGGCGCGGTCGTCGCCGATCTGGCCGCCGCGGCAGACCATGACGCCGTTGAAGGACACATCGAGTTCGTCCGGGTCGAAGGCCGCCCGGGTGACCCCGATGGCGGACAGGACGCGTCCCCAGTTCGGGTCGCCGCCGAAGATGGCGCACTTGAACAGGTTGGAGCGGGCGATCTCGCGGCCCACCTCCTCGGCGTCCGCCTCGGTGGCGGCGCCGGTGACCTCGATGGCGATCTCGTGCGATGCCCCCTCGGCGTCGGCGATGAGCTGGCGGGCCAGGTCCTGGCAGAGGCCGGTGAGCGCAGTCGTAAAGTCGGCGATCTCGGGCGTGACCGACGAGGCGCCGGAGGCCATGAGGATGACGGTGTCGTTGGTGGACATGCAGCCGTCGGAGTCTGCCCGGTCGAAGCTGAGCCGGGTCGCCTCGCGCAGCGCGGCCTCGAGGGCGGCCGCGTCGAGGGCGGCGTCGGTCGTCAGCACGACGAGCATCGTGGCCAGCCCGGGCGCGAGCATGCCCGCCCCCTTGGCGATGCCGCCGATGGACCATCCCTCACCCTGGACAACGGCCTGCTTCGGCACTGTGTCGGTGGTCATGATCGCGGCGGCGGCCGCGTCCCCGCCGTCGGCGTGGGCGGTCGCGCAGGCCTCGTCGACCCCGGCGAGCAGGAGGTCCATGGGCAGTCGCACGCCGATCAGGCCGGTGGAGCAGACGGCCACATTGTCGGTGATGAGGCCGAGCCGGTCGGCCACGCGGGCCGCGGTGGTGGCGGAGTCGGTGAACCCGCCCGGCCCGGTGCACGCGTTGGCCCCGCCCGAGTTGAGGATCACGGCCTGCAGTTGACCGTCGGCGACGGCCTGCCGCGACCACTTCACGGGGGCGGCGTGGACGCGGTTGCTGGTGAACACCGCGGCAGCGGCCATCGACGGCCCCTGGTTGACGATCAGCGCGACATCGGACCGGCCGCTGGCCTTGAGCCCTGCGGTCACGCCTGCCGCGACGAAGCCCTGGGGGGAGGTGACGGTCACGGTGCGACTCCTACACTGCTGAGCCCGAGCGTCTCGGGGAGACCCAGGGCGATGTTCATGGACTGGATGGCACCGCCGGCGGTGCCCTTGGTGAGGTTGTCGATCGCCGAGATGGCGATGAGCCGTCCGAGGGACTCGTCGACGGTCACCTGGATCGAGGCCCGGTTCGAGCCGAGCACCGCCGCGGTCTGCGGCCACACGAGCTCCGGCAGCACCTCGACGAACGGCTCGTCGGCGTAGAAGTCGACGTAGGCCTGCCGCGCCTCGGCATCACTGATCGGCGCGGTCAACGCGGCCGAGCAGGTGGCGAGGATACCGCGCGGCATGGGCGCAAGCAGGGGTGTGAAGGACACGGCCACCTCACCCGCCGCCACACTCGACAGGTTCTGCACGATCTCGGGGTGTGCCGGTGCACGCCACCGACGCCGTAAGGGCTCATGTTGCCCATCACCTCGGAGCCGATGAGGTGCGCCTTGGCGGACTTCCCCGCACCCGAGGTGCCACTGGCGGCGACGATCGTGATCAGCGACGGGTCCACGAGCCCCGCGGCGACCGCGGGCAGCATGGCCAGCGTCGACGCCGTCGGGTAGCAGCCCGGCACGGCGATCCGCCGCGTGCCGACGAGCGCCTGACGGGCGCCGGGAAGCTCGGGCAGGCCGTAGGGCCAGGTGCCGGCGTGGGGCGAGCCGTAGAACTTCTCCCACTGGGCGGCGTCGACGAGACGGAAGTCGGCTCCGGCGTCGACGATGAGCGTGGACTCCCCCAGCTCCGCGGCGATGGGCGCGGACGTGCCGTGCGGGAGCGCCAGGAAGACGACGTCGTGGCCCGCCAGCGTCTCCGCGGTCGTCGCCTCGACGATCCTGTCGGCCAGCGGCGCCAGGTGCGGCTGATGCAGCCCCAGCCGGTCCCCGACGCTGGAGTTGCCCGTGAGGGCACCGATCCGCACCTCGGGATGCTGCAGGAGCAGGCGCAACAGCTCGCCTCCCGCGTACCCCGTGCATCCCGCAACAGCCACCGCAATCGTCATGAGAGTGAGTATTCCATCAGTGCTATAGATATTCAATTCGAGGCGTCGGTACGCTTGTCGCACCCGATCAATGGAGACTTCGATGAGCGTCGTGCGATCCCTGCTCGCTCTGTGCCTGCTGCTTCTCGCCGCCGCTGCCGGCTTCCTCGGGCTCGGCGCCCACTGGGTGCACACGGCGGCGACCACGAGCGGGCCGCTCGTCGCGATCATGGCACCGGTCCCGAGCGACGAGGACGTCGTCGCGGCGATCAAGGAGACGCTCGTCAGCGAGGTGACCTCGCGGATCCCGCCGGCCGCCGCCGCGGTTCCCGGGGCCTCCGAGGCCCTGCTCCGCGCCATCACCGTCGGCGTCGACGCCACCGTCACGGACGAGCGGTTCACGACGGCGTGGACGGACACGGTCGACCTGTCCCGCGAGCGCTTCGTCGCCGACCTCGGCTCCTTCGCCGACGACGGGGTCGAGGTGCCCACCCTGTGGCTCGACCTGACCCCGTTCGCCGACCTCGGTCGCACCGTCATCTACGAGCAGACCGCGCCGGCCCTCCACCGGCTGCTGGACCAGATCCCGTGGCCGGAGGAGGTTACCGTCGCGCTCGGGCGCCCCGAGGACAGGACGGCGCGGCTGGCCGCCGAGGGCCTGTCCGTCGCCTCCTCGTGGCCGCTCTTCTACGGGGCCGCGGCCCTCCTGACGGCGCTGGGTCTGGCGGTGGGATCCCGCCGCGGACGCTGGGTGGCGCTCATCGGCGCTGCCGTCGTCTCCCTGGTGGTCCTCCTCGCGGGCTGGACGGTGGTGGGCCGGATCCGACCGGCGGACGCCGGCACCCTCGCGGGTGCCGTCAAGCAGGCCCTCCTGTCCGGGACCGCGGAGTCCTTGGCGGAGTTCGCGGCCCCGGCCTGGTTCGTCGTCATCGGCGCGCTCATCGTCGGCGTGCTGGGGCTGACCGTCGCGGGGCTCAGGAGCGAGCGCCGCGCGTCATAGCTTCAGGTTCACCCCTGACGCCTGCTGCCGGACCATCTCGGCGATCAGGTCGGCGATGTGGGCCCCGGCCTCGGTCGGGTTGGTGCCGTCGCGGTGGATGTTCGACACGCAGGTGCGGTCGGCCTCCGACATTCCCACCGTCGCGCGGTACCCGATGTAGGCGGACAACGACTCCGGGGTGGCCAGCCCGGGCCGCTCACCCAGCAGCACACAGGTCACCTTCGCGCCGAGCGCCTCGGAGATCGGCTCCATCGACCGGACCCGCCCGAACCGGACGAAGAAGGGGGTGCCGACGCTGAGCCCGTGGAGCTTCAGCCCCTGCACGAGCGCCGGGAAGAGGTCCGGGACATTCGCCTCGACCGCCGTCGACGACAATCCGTCGGCAACGTAGACCTGCACGTCGGGGCCGGCGGCACACCGCTGGCGGATCTCCGCCATGGTCTCGTCGGAGAACCGGGTCCCCAGGTCGGGCCGGGTGAGGAACTCGTCCTTCGAGGAGCAGAGCGTCTGCACGCTGAACATGCCCATCTCGTCGAGCAGCGCCGTGTCGACGTCGGTGAAGACGGCGTCCATGGCCGATGCGTTGTCCGCCCAGAACCGCAGCAGCGCGGCCGTCCGGTAGCGGGGGCCGCTGCGCCCCTGCCCGAGCCGGGCCCACGTCCGCGCCTTGATCCGCGCGAACTCCTCCCCGTTGACGGGGTCCGTCACCTCGTAGACCTGTCGGTAGTCGATTCCCCGGATGTCCGGGATCTCCCCGCCATCCACGACGTCGCGGTCGACGACCGCCCGTACCGCGCCCGCGTCGGCCGCGGAACCCTTCAGTTCGGCCAGCACCCGCCGGACGATCTCGTCTACTGCCGTTTCGCTCATTTCAGCCTCACTTCAGGAACATCGAGCCGTCGCCGGCCCGCTCGGTCAACACGCCGTTCTCGTCGCACAGCCCGCGCGACACCATCCACCGGTGGAACTCCGGGGCGGCGGTCCGGCCGAGCAGCTCGCGCAGGGTGGCGTCGTCGTGGAAGCTGGTGTCCTGGTAAGCCAGCATCACGTCGTCGGCCACCGGTACGCCCATGTAATAGGTGGCGCCGGCCAGAGCCAGCAGCATGGTGGCCTGCTGCTGGTCGTCCATGGTGATGGACGTGTGGTTGGTCCAGCAGGGGGCCATGCCCATCGGGAGCCCGAGGAACTTGCCCATGAAGTGGTCCTCGAGGTTCGCGCGGATCATCTCCTTGCCGTCGTAGATGGTCTCCGGCCCGATGAAACCGGACACGTTGTTGACCATGAAGGGACGGAAGAACCGGCCGTAGCCGTAGGTGCGGGCCTCGAGCGTCATCTCGTCGACGCCGTGGTCGCGGCCGATCGACACCTCCGACCCCTGCCCCGTCTCGAAGTAGAGGAGGTTGGAGCCCTGGCACTGGCCGTGCTGCCGGATCAGCTCGTACGCCTCGTCGATCAGTTCCCGGTTGACCCCGAAGTCCTCGTTGGCGGCCTGCGTACCGGCGATCGACTGGAAGATCATCGACAGCGGAGCCCCGCGGCGCACGGCCTCCATCTGCGTGGTGATGTGGGAGAGGACGACGACCTGCGTGGGGATCTCGTTGCGCACCATGAAGTCGAAGACGGCCTCGGCGATGAGCTTGGTGTTGGCCGCATCGTCGCCGACGGGGTTGATGCCGAGGCAGGCGTCGCCGCAGCCGAAGCTGACGGCCTCCGCGAGCCCCAGCACGATCGTCTCGGGGTCGTCGGTGGTGGAGTTCGTCTGCGCCCGGAAGGAGATCGAGCCCTTCTGTCCGATCTCGGTGTTGCAGTGGGTCGTGTAGTGGATCTTCGAGGCGCCGTAGACGAGGTCCATCGACGTCATGATCTTGGCCACCGCGGCAGCCACTTCACCGGTGAAGTTGCGTCCGGACCGCCGGAGGATGTCCGGCGTCGTGCGGTGATCCAGCACCCACTCGCGGA
The DNA window shown above is from Tessaracoccus defluvii and carries:
- the argH gene encoding argininosuccinate lyase, giving the protein MFALSKSTQFDWRLALHDIAGSRAHARALHDAGLLDDAQAVAMDEGLVELARRVSAGEFVAAESDEDVHGALERGLKDVVGADLGGRLRAGRSRNDQIATLIRSYLRHEIRLISEDVEGVIDALATQAEANLGDVMPGRTHLQSAQPILLSHHLLAHAWPLVRDIGRLRDLDARLAVSPYGSAALAGTSLGLDPQLVARELGFADSVPNSIDGTAARDLIAEAAFVLAQIGVDLSRLSEDVILWCTAEFGFAKLDDAWSTGSSIMPQKKNPDVAELARGKAGRLIGNLTGLLATLKGLPLAYNRDLQEDKEPIFDGLDQLHILLPAVAGMVGTLTFDTERMREVAPKGFSLATDVADHLVRNAVPFAVAHEVAGETVRYCETRGITLQDLTADDLPSISAHLDPTVLEVLTVDGSVAARDGRGGTAPARVAEQIVELRSTVAGLRAWR
- a CDS encoding acetylornithine transaminase; amino-acid sequence: MSTELQERYGAVMMNAFGAPKRVFERGAGIHVWDADGNRYTDLLSGLAVTALGHAHAGVTAAITAQLDRLGHVSNFFASEPQIRLAERLAALTGDPDTRVFFTNSGTEANEAAFKLTRLTGRTQIVAMEGAFHGRTLGALAITHNPKYREPFAPLPGDITFVPYGDVDALRACVDDTVAAVVIEVVQGENGVVPAPAGFVAAAREITTAAGALLWIDEVQTGMGRCGEYLAHRVDGVTPDLVTLAKGLGNGFPIGACLASGPAAGLLQPGQHGTTFGGNPVAAAAGNAVLDALDGGVLDNARATGAWLRDAIAELGHPGIVEVRGRGMLLGVVLAAPNAAAVADAALDEGWIINAPRPDVLRLAPPLIATPDDLRGFVGALPGLLQRHG
- the argJ gene encoding bifunctional glutamate N-acetyltransferase/amino-acid acetyltransferase ArgJ, whose amino-acid sequence is MTVTSPQGFVAAGVTAGLKASGRSDVALIVNQGPSMAAAAVFTSNRVHAAPVKWSRQAVADGQLQAVILNSGGANACTGPGGFTDSATTAARVADRLGLITDNVAVCSTGLIGVRLPMDLLLAGVDEACATAHADGGDAAAAAIMTTDTVPKQAVVQGEGWSIGGIAKGAGMLAPGLATMLVVLTTDAALDAAALEAALREATRLSFDRADSDGCMSTNDTVILMASGASSVTPEIADFTTALTGLCQDLARQLIADAEGASHEIAIEVTGAATEADAEEVGREIARSNLFKCAIFGGDPNWGRVLSAIGVTRAAFDPDELDVSFNGVMVCRGGQIGDDRALVDLSGRHVQVTVDLHAGSETATILTNDLTYDYVKENAEYSS
- the argB gene encoding acetylglutamate kinase yields the protein MSPKLITQRQPELLAKASTLIEALPWLAEYAGETVVIKYGGNAMTDDALKRAFAEDIVFLRRVGVRPVVVHGGGPQISSMLDKLHIASEFRGGLRVTTPEAMDVVRMVLVGQVGRELVNLINQHGPFAVGMSGEDGGLFTAQRRGLLVDDQEIDLGLVGDVAQVDPRALNDLIDAGRIPVVATVAPDAAGQVHNINGDTAAAALAVALGAKRLVMLTNVAGVYANYPDEESIITQISTDEVRDLLPSLDSGMIPKMEACLHAVTGGVTSATVIDGRVPHCLLLEIFTNEGVGTMVTNEEPS
- the eutB gene encoding ethanolamine ammonia-lyase subunit EutB, translated to MKLTTSLNGVTYRFRGVTDVLAKANEPKAGDRLTGIAAETATERLAAKVVLSELTVGDLTENPTVPFEDDEVTRINWEGLNQPGYRSMKNMTIGELREWVLDHRTTPDILRRSGRNFTGEVAAAVAKIMTSMDLVYGASKIHYTTHCNTEIGQKGSISFRAQTNSTTDDPETIVLGLAEAVSFGCGDACLGINPVGDDAANTKLIAEAVFDFMVRNEIPTQVVVLSHITTQMEAVRRGAPLSMIFQSIAGTQAANEDFGVNRELIDEAYELIRQHGQCQGSNLLYFETGQGSEVSIGRDHGVDEMTLEARTYGYGRFFRPFMVNNVSGFIGPETIYDGKEMIRANLEDHFMGKFLGLPMGMAPCWTNHTSITMDDQQQATMLLALAGATYYMGVPVADDVMLAYQDTSFHDDATLRELLGRTAAPEFHRWMVSRGLCDENGVLTERAGDGSMFLK
- a CDS encoding arginine repressor encodes the protein MLGTIAGDDTVLVIATDADAAEQVVGRISEMTRTGQPDREDES
- the eutC gene encoding ethanolamine ammonia-lyase subunit EutC → MSETAVDEIVRRVLAELKGSAADAGAVRAVVDRDVVDGGEIPDIRGIDYRQVYEVTDPVNGEEFARIKARTWARLGQGRSGPRYRTAALLRFWADNASAMDAVFTDVDTALLDEMGMFSVQTLCSSKDEFLTRPDLGTRFSDETMAEIRQRCAAGPDVQVYVADGLSSTAVEANVPDLFPALVQGLKLHGLSVGTPFFVRFGRVRSMEPISEALGAKVTCVLLGERPGLATPESLSAYIGYRATVGMSEADRTCVSNIHRDGTNPTEAGAHIADLIAEMVRQQASGVNLKL
- the tyrS gene encoding tyrosine--tRNA ligase, whose amino-acid sequence is MNTLLEDLRWRGLIAHSTDLDALSAHMDEGPIKFYVGFDPTAPSVHTGNLVQILLAKRLQDAGHHPFLLVGGATGLIGDPKESGERVMNSKELVHGWVERIREQVGGFVSFDGDNAATMVNNYDWTSSMSVLDFLRDVGKHFPVNRMLARDVVARRLEAGISYTEFSYVLLQSMDYRELNRRYGVTMQTGGSDQWGNIAAGVELLRRSDQVKVHAMATPLLTKADGTKFGKTESGTVWLDPALTSPYAMYQFFLNAEDAKVIDYLKVFSFRSREEIEELERATVEAPFKREAQRALADDVTDLVHGRSEREAAAAAAAALFGRGELHELPLPTLLGAAKEVGAAEVSGEIGIVEALVAAGVVDSNGAARRTIADGGAYLNNVKVTDVDQVLGDADYLRGRVAVVRRGRKTVGAVVRA
- a CDS encoding CapA family protein, whose protein sequence is MGEPLAHPLPHADVRPREVTINVSGDLLWHNTLWKSAELDARQAGGSGMDFYPQLSGLTRYVSGADMAICHSEVPFAPEGGPYQNYPLFAAPPQIAPALQQVGWDLCTTASNHTMDAGWDGLVRTIAVHNDNGILTAGSYATEEAAATPVIYTTADGVKVAVISQTYGLNGLPKAKDKPWSVQLIDADVAIADARKAREAGADIVTVHIHAGDEYSSSLNKQQKEFAEAVTASGEVDFVFGQHAHVVQPIDNVNGVWVFYGSGNLIASSGPAKPRSYDGYVGQVTFEERPDGGFVATAAEFAPTMITKYGGGKAARVLLIADALREGVGSASDLEASAERTRTTVRALGVEGLTERE
- a CDS encoding arginine repressor, which gives rise to MARTSRAGRLATLRQLLGEETYASQGELVDALAAHGIVVSQPTLSKDLVELGAVRRRGADGALVYAAAGEDGEAAALEKLARLCAELLQSIRFAGTQILLKTPPGRHSTSRRTSTLPVSPACWVPSRATTPSW